The following coding sequences are from one Culex quinquefasciatus strain JHB chromosome 1, VPISU_Cqui_1.0_pri_paternal, whole genome shotgun sequence window:
- the LOC6038317 gene encoding ficolin-1, translating to MKSFTLLTLIVALCLAKEREDFNGISEYEIDGCQDPYVRINGVYHAKPRLSTIPAFLVYCDQKIEGGGWVVIHRRFDGSVDFTRNWNDYRNGFGDISGEFWLGLEKVHQLTRSANYELLVVIRDNAGKQRTARYGQFVVHSEFEKYRLHVESFINGTAEDCMGRHNRMAFATVDRDDKYGCASKYASGWWFDNCYTANLNGFYKPGSGNSMSWHRQPDKRVGLQEARMMIRIVRNSVLRSDQAAIEGLNSTTVAYEEV from the exons ATGAAGTCGTTTACGCTCTTGACCTTGATCGTCGCGCTGTGTCTGGCTAAGGAACGGGAGGATTTCAATGGAATTTCCGAGTACG AAATCGACGGCTGCCAGGATCCGTACGTGAGGATCAACGGGGTGTACCACGCGAAACCCCGACTGTCCACGATCCCGGCCTTTCTGGTGTACTGCGACCAGAAGATTGAGGGTGGAGGTTGGGTCGTGATCCACCGGCGGTTTGACGGCAGCGTTGACTTCACCCGGAACTGGAACGactaccggaacgggttcggcGACATCAGCGGGGAGTTCTGGTTGGGGCTGGAGAAGGTCCACCAGCTGACGCGGTCGGCCAATTACGAGCTGTTggttgtgatcagggacaacgCGGGCAAGCAGAGGACGGCCCGCTACGGACAGTTTGTGGTGCACAGCGAGTTCGAGAAGTATCGGCTGCACGTGGAGTCGTTCATAAATGGAACGGCGGAGGACTGTATGGGGCGGCACAATCGGATGGCGTTCGCGACGGTGGATCGGGATGACAAGTACGGATGTGCGAGCAAGTACGCCAGTGGGTGGTGGTTCGACAACTGTTACACGGC GAATCTCAACGGGTTCTACAAACCAGGCAGTGGGAACTCGATGTCCTGGCACAGACAACCGGACAAACGGGTCGGACTACAGGAGGCCAGAATGATGATCCGGATTGTGAGGAACTCCGTGTTGAGGTCGGACCAAGCTGCGATTGAGGGACTCAACAGTACAACTGTTGCATACGAAGAAGTCTAA